From Rhineura floridana isolate rRhiFlo1 chromosome 5, rRhiFlo1.hap2, whole genome shotgun sequence, a single genomic window includes:
- the IGSF11 gene encoding immunoglobulin superfamily member 11 isoform X1: MTCKGSSSWGLWVAPLAALLSLRGLVSPLEVFMNTRSVEVARGQTAVLPCTFTTSAALNNLNVIWMVIPLSNANQPEQVIIYQGGQIFDVAPQFYGRVGFAMTMPATSASIFINNTQLSDTGTYQCLVTNLPDRGSRNIGVIGLNVLVPPSAPVCRIQGSLNIGSDITLTCNSEEGIPHPTYYWERLNSAPKLPPTATQDQVQGTVILRNISTASSGRYQCVASNVIGSSTCSLEIQVIAPHPRSIGLIAGAAAAGVVVLIVCIVAVAVTLFYWKNKHKEEEEEEIPNEIREDDLPPKCSSSTKAFHGDASSSENDTLTSSNTYNSQYWNDPKANHATDSFSRLHNDARQSFSRCGSTNARSVYANGGHSAPPPPKTLVVTTNTAPSPQEMARSNGSVSRKPRPQHTRSYAVSQATLERIGAVPVMVPVQSRAGSLV; encoded by the exons GTCTAGTGAGTCCTCTGGAGGTGTTCATGAACACAAGGAGTGTAGAAGTTGCTCGAGGCCAAACTGCGGTCCTGCCCTGTACCTTCACCACCAGTGCTGCGCTCAATAACCTTAATGTCATCTGGATGGTCATTCCACTCTCCAATGCCAATCAACCTGAACAG GTTATTATTTACCAGGGAGGTCAGATTTTTGATGTTGCACCCCAGTTTTATGGGCGAGTGGGGTTTGCCATGACGATGCCAGCCACTAGTGCCTCCATCTTCATCAACAACACCCAGCTCTCAGACACCGGGACTTATCAATGTTTGGTCACCAATCTCCCAGACCGAGGCAGCCGGAATATTGGAGTCATCGGGCTTAACGTCTTGG TTCCGCCATCTGCCCCAGTCTGCAGAATTCAGGGCTCTTTGAACATTGGCAGTGACATTACATTGACCTGCAATTCAGAAGAAGGCATCCCGCATCCAACCTACTACTGGGAAAGACTGAACAGTGCTCCCAAGTTGCCTCCGACAGCCACACAAG ACCAAGTTCAGGGAACAGTCATTCTTCGCAACATTAGCACTGCATCATCAGGACGTTACCAGTGTGTGGCTTCTAATGTCATTGGAAGCAGCACCTGTTCTCTTGAAATTCAAGTAATTGCAC CCCATCCCCGGAGCATTGGCCTGATTgctggagctgcagctgcaggggTAGTTGTGCTCATTGTCTGCATTGTTGCAGTGGCTGTGACACTCTTTTACTGGAAGAACAAacacaaggaggaagaggaggaggagattccCAATGAGATAAG GGAGGATGATCTGCCACCCAAATGCTCTTCATCCACAAAAGCATTCCACGGTGATGCTTCCTCATCAGAGAATGACACTCTCACTTCATCCAACACGTACAACAGCCAATACTGGAATGACCCCAAAGCAAACCATGCCACAGACTCCTTCAGTCGCCTCCACAATGATGCACGCCAGTCCTTTTCCCGCTGTGGAAGCACCAATGCCCGCTCTGTCTACGCCAATGGAGGCCACTCAGCTCCCCCTCCACCCAAGACATTGGTGGTAACAACCAATACAGCCCCCTCTCCACAGGAGATGGCTAGAAGCAATGGCTCAGTGAGCCGGAAGCCAAGACCCCAGCACACTCGCTCCTATGCTGTGAGCCAGGCAACGCTGGAGAGGATAGGTGCGGTGCCTGTCATGGTGCCAGTGCAGAGCCGAGCTGGCTCTTTGGTGTAG
- the IGSF11 gene encoding immunoglobulin superfamily member 11 isoform X2: protein MNTRSVEVARGQTAVLPCTFTTSAALNNLNVIWMVIPLSNANQPEQVIIYQGGQIFDVAPQFYGRVGFAMTMPATSASIFINNTQLSDTGTYQCLVTNLPDRGSRNIGVIGLNVLVPPSAPVCRIQGSLNIGSDITLTCNSEEGIPHPTYYWERLNSAPKLPPTATQDQVQGTVILRNISTASSGRYQCVASNVIGSSTCSLEIQVIAPHPRSIGLIAGAAAAGVVVLIVCIVAVAVTLFYWKNKHKEEEEEEIPNEIREDDLPPKCSSSTKAFHGDASSSENDTLTSSNTYNSQYWNDPKANHATDSFSRLHNDARQSFSRCGSTNARSVYANGGHSAPPPPKTLVVTTNTAPSPQEMARSNGSVSRKPRPQHTRSYAVSQATLERIGAVPVMVPVQSRAGSLV from the exons ATGAACACAAGGAGTGTAGAAGTTGCTCGAGGCCAAACTGCGGTCCTGCCCTGTACCTTCACCACCAGTGCTGCGCTCAATAACCTTAATGTCATCTGGATGGTCATTCCACTCTCCAATGCCAATCAACCTGAACAG GTTATTATTTACCAGGGAGGTCAGATTTTTGATGTTGCACCCCAGTTTTATGGGCGAGTGGGGTTTGCCATGACGATGCCAGCCACTAGTGCCTCCATCTTCATCAACAACACCCAGCTCTCAGACACCGGGACTTATCAATGTTTGGTCACCAATCTCCCAGACCGAGGCAGCCGGAATATTGGAGTCATCGGGCTTAACGTCTTGG TTCCGCCATCTGCCCCAGTCTGCAGAATTCAGGGCTCTTTGAACATTGGCAGTGACATTACATTGACCTGCAATTCAGAAGAAGGCATCCCGCATCCAACCTACTACTGGGAAAGACTGAACAGTGCTCCCAAGTTGCCTCCGACAGCCACACAAG ACCAAGTTCAGGGAACAGTCATTCTTCGCAACATTAGCACTGCATCATCAGGACGTTACCAGTGTGTGGCTTCTAATGTCATTGGAAGCAGCACCTGTTCTCTTGAAATTCAAGTAATTGCAC CCCATCCCCGGAGCATTGGCCTGATTgctggagctgcagctgcaggggTAGTTGTGCTCATTGTCTGCATTGTTGCAGTGGCTGTGACACTCTTTTACTGGAAGAACAAacacaaggaggaagaggaggaggagattccCAATGAGATAAG GGAGGATGATCTGCCACCCAAATGCTCTTCATCCACAAAAGCATTCCACGGTGATGCTTCCTCATCAGAGAATGACACTCTCACTTCATCCAACACGTACAACAGCCAATACTGGAATGACCCCAAAGCAAACCATGCCACAGACTCCTTCAGTCGCCTCCACAATGATGCACGCCAGTCCTTTTCCCGCTGTGGAAGCACCAATGCCCGCTCTGTCTACGCCAATGGAGGCCACTCAGCTCCCCCTCCACCCAAGACATTGGTGGTAACAACCAATACAGCCCCCTCTCCACAGGAGATGGCTAGAAGCAATGGCTCAGTGAGCCGGAAGCCAAGACCCCAGCACACTCGCTCCTATGCTGTGAGCCAGGCAACGCTGGAGAGGATAGGTGCGGTGCCTGTCATGGTGCCAGTGCAGAGCCGAGCTGGCTCTTTGGTGTAG